In the Magnetococcales bacterium genome, CAGGCCATCCTGTTTGGCATGACTGAGAAAGAGTTGCACTGGGGCATGGCTGCGTTTGTCACGGCGGTTTTGCAACAGCAGTCGGCAGAGTTCATGCATGATGCTCAGCCCCAGGTGCCGAGCCTGTTCCACGACGGCGATTTCATGCAGACGAATATAATGTATTGTATTCAACAGATTGGGGTTTATCTTAAACACCTGGGACGAGAGGGTGACCGGTATCAGCAGGTGGGGAGATTCAGGAGGGGTACCTGTCGCCTTGGCCAGTGCCACGAGAAAGGCATTCCAATCCTGGTCGCGGGCCATATTGCTGTCTACCAGGACGATCACCACCCCATGGTGGACATGATCCAGAGAGAAGCGGGCGGGGCGTCCGTGGATGTCCAATGCAGGATCCTGCCACGCAAAGCAGGGGATGTTGAGTCCTGCACGTGAAACGTTGGTAGGATTGCGCATCAGAATGTGCGTTAGATGATTCACCAAAGTGGGAGCAGAGAGGCACGCCGGGTGCCTCAAAATATGGACCGCCAGTTCCGGTTTGTAGATATTATGCATGCGGTACACCTGGGCAGAATATGAATTTCATGTCGCTCGATTCTGACGGTACACCTGGGCAGAATATGAATTTCATGTCGCTCGATTCTGATTCGTCCCCGACACAGGGTGCATCATGGCGTGTTTCAGGGGCATCCCAGGGCAAAGTCGCTCGTGATCAGGAATATGTTTTTCCGGTCTTCCTGGACGGTGCGCACCACCTGGATGGCGATCTCGAATCCGGTCTTTTTGAGTTGGGGATCGAAGCCGGCATTGGGCAGGCGGATACACCCTTTGCCGGTGGCCTTGTCCAGGCGCAAATGACGTTGATTGACATACCATCCCACTTGTCCCCGGGTCGGGTCGGCCTGGATGCCGGTCAGAAATGTTCGCATCCAGGTGGCCGTCGTTTGGGATGTCAAACTGCCCAGTTGCGGAAAAATCCAATACGCCTTGCGGGGAGTCGCCTTGCCCATGACGATGGTTTGCTGCAATTCGTTCAGGAACAAAGGGGCACCCTCCGGGTTTTCGATCAACAGGTGGGTGATCTCATTGGGGAGGGAGGCAACCAGGTTGCGAAAGCGGAACGGATCCATGTAGCTGTCTGGATTCAGAAGAAACTTGAGGGCATGGGTGACGGGCCAGATGACAATGAAAAGGCAGAGAATCCAGAACAGAACCCGCCTTTTCCCGGCTGTGATCCTGGTGCGCAATCCGAGGAGCCAGCGGTCACCGTTGGAGTGGGCCAGAAGCCAGGCCGCATAAAAGGCGATCAGGCCGTCAAAATTGCGCATGTCATACATCAGGACCAGAATCAGGGGTATGACAAGCCAGATGACCCATTGAAAAGGTCGGAGTGTTTTGGCCAGAGGGGTTGATGCAAGAGAGGTTTGTTTATCCTGACGCCAGCCCACGGCCACGGCCAGGGGCAGAAGAACAAACAGGGGGAGATAAAAGAATATATCCAGGATCCGGGCTTGCCAGGGTGGTCTCATTAAAAAAATGCGATATACCCGGTTTATGAAGCCGGTCAGCAACACCCTGGCCTGGGCGTTCTGGCTGGTCAATTCCTGGCCGTGAGTCTGGAATTCGGCCAGGGAGTCGGGGTAGTGCGACCAGTAAAAGGCGAGCAGGGCCAGCAGAGGCAGCAGGGCACTGGCAAGCAGAAACAGGGGAAGCAGAAGTGATCCTGGCCACCGTTGCCAGAGTTGCCAGGCGGCAATCAGGGACCAGACCCCGGCGGGCAGGGCAAATACCGGATGCGAAATGGCGCAAAGGCCGAATAAAATTCCGGTCAGTGCCAGGTGACTCCAGCCCGGACTCTCCCGGCCCAGATGGCGTTGGTGTACCAGCAAGGATCCAAAAAGAAAAAAGAATCCCAGATATTCCGGGCGGACCGGCAGCAAAGACATGGAAAATGGGGTGAAAGCCAGAATGCCAAGAAACAGTGCCCGACGGTTGGCATTGCCCTCGGTATCATCGGGATGGGCGAGCCGCAGACATTGCAAGGCCAACGTCAGGCTGCCGATGACCAGAAAGGCCTGAAACAAACGGTACGTAAAAAAATTGACCGGCACACCCAGCAGATTGGTCAGGAAAAGAAACAGGCCCTGAAGGAAAGAGTACGTGCCAAACAGGGAAAAAATGTAGACGTTCGTCTCCGCCATGGGTATGGCCAACGCACCCTTGTGAAGCAGACCGAGCCCCGGTCCGAAGTAAAAAATATCGTCGGAGTTGGGGACCAGCAGGAAGAGCGATGCAAGCAGGGAGACCACCCAGGCCAGCAACAAAATGCCCCAGGATGGCAGCAGGGAGGGGCTGGCAGAGGGCACGGCAGGGCTGGTCAAGGGGATATTGTTCATGCCTGAGTGCTGAAATGGATTTGAGAGAAGGGAAAGAAGTGGTATTTTATCGGATCGACTGCCATCCATGCTCCCAGTTTCCTGGAAAGGTCTGAGTTCGCCAAGGAAAAAAGTGTCTGGTTCAGCCGGGATTTTTTTTGAGCCGGGGAATGGAGAGAAAATGAAAGGGTTGGAAGGTTGAAAAATCACAGGTTCTGGAGGGAAATGCGATCTTATCTGTTGACACGGTCGCGACGCACCAAGCAATCCATCCTGCTCTATTATGACATGTTGGCCATCCTGGCGAGCGTTTGGGGGGGATTTTCGGTCCGGTATGATGTATGGGTTCCGGATGCGTTGCGGGTCAGTTGGGTTTCCATGCCCCTGGCCATGGTGGTGTCATTTCCGATCTTTCAACATTTTGGTCTGTATCGGTCCATCATTCGCTTTTTGGAAGCCCAGGCGGTCTTCAGCATACTGAAGGCCGTCTTTTTCAGTGTCCTGTTCACGGTGATCGGTGCGAAGCTTCTTGATATTCCGCTTTTTTCTCCAACAGTCTGGATGGTCGAGGGGATGCTGCTGCTGATCCTCATCGGTGGCAGCCGCATGCTGGTTCGTTTTTTACTGATGACCGATCCGGGTTCACCGCGGAAACGCATACCCACGGCTGTGTATGGAGCCGGTGATGCGGGTGTGCGTCTGGCCATGGCCATCAAGCACAGTGTGGAAGCGCAACCCATCATTTTTGTTGATGATAACAGGGAAATCCAGGGGCACGAAATTTTGGGTATGCCGGTCCACGCCCCCAAGGATTTGCCGGAACTGATCAAACAGTATGGAATTCAGCGCATCATGTTGGCCATGCCCTCTGTCAATCGGGTGCGACGCTCGGAAATCATCCGCAGTCTGGAAAACATGCCGGCGCAGGTCATGGTCGTTCCGGACCTTGAACAGATTGCCAGTGGCAACAAGCGGGTCGAGGATGTCGAACAGGTTGGCATCGAGGATTTGCTGGAACGGACTCCTGTCCAACCCAATCGCGTCCTGATGGATGCCTGTATTCGTGGCAAATCGGTCCTGGTGACCGGTGCCGGGGGTTCCATTGGTTCGGAACTGTGCCGCAAAATCATGCAATTGGCACCCAAACGTCTGGTCCTGGTCGAACGGACTGAATTTGCCCTTTATACCATCGAACAGGAATTGCGGCGCATCCTGGAAGGTTTCCCCGAAAAATTTGACCTGATACCGATCCTGGGTTCCACGGAACATCGCAAACGCATGCAATCCGTCATCGAATCGTTTGACATCAACACGGTTTATCATGCCGCAGCCTATAAACATGTTCCCATCATCGAACGCAATCCCATCGAAGGGGTGCAAAACAATATTTTCGGGACATTGAGCCTGGCAGAGGCGGCCAATTCCGAGAATGTGGAAACCTTCGTCCTGATCTCGACCGACAAGGCGGTCCGTCCGACCAACGTCATGGGAGCTACCAAGCGGTTTACAGAACTGATTTTACAGGGAATGTCTCAGTTGCCCAATGTCAAGACCCGCTTTGTTTCCGTGCGGTTCGGCAATGTGTTGGCCTCTTCCGGTTCGGTGGTGCCCTTGTTTCGGGACCAGATCAAGCGGGGTGGACCGGTCACGGTGACCCACCCGGATGTGGAGCGGTTTTTCATGACCATCTCCGAGGCTGCTGAATTGGTCATCCAGGCCGGTTCCATGGGCAGGGGAGGGGATGTGTTTGTTCTGGATATGGGAAAACAGGTCCGGATCGATGATTTTGCCCGGCGCATGATCCGCCTGGCCGGATTGACCGTCAAAGATCAAAACAATCCCTTCGGTGACATTGAGATCAAGTATACGGGTTTGCGGGAGGGGGAAAAACTCTACGAAGAGTTGCTGATTGGCAATAATCTGTTGCCGACAGAACATGAAATGATCCTCCATGCCCAGGAGGAGTCCTTTCCCTGGGAGCGTATCCAGAAAGATCTGTCCCGACTTTCCCAGGCTTCCAAAGATTTTGATTATGCTGAAATACTCAAAATTCTTGGCGAGTCGGTCAGTGGTTATCATCCCTCGGGTGGCATTCAGGATTGGGTCTGGATTCACAAGGCCCCATGATCATGCCGGGTTATCCATCAAGACACATGCGACAGTGTGAAGGTGTACGTTTCCATGGATTCTGAACAAAACAAGCCGGAAAATTCCAATCAACTACCTCCATTTCCGTTTCCTGGGGTTTTTCCCCCACCAGGCTTTCCCGGTTTTGATGTAGAAGGTTTTGGAGATAAAAAAGAGAG is a window encoding:
- a CDS encoding polysaccharide biosynthesis protein — its product is MRSYLLTRSRRTKQSILLYYDMLAILASVWGGFSVRYDVWVPDALRVSWVSMPLAMVVSFPIFQHFGLYRSIIRFLEAQAVFSILKAVFFSVLFTVIGAKLLDIPLFSPTVWMVEGMLLLILIGGSRMLVRFLLMTDPGSPRKRIPTAVYGAGDAGVRLAMAIKHSVEAQPIIFVDDNREIQGHEILGMPVHAPKDLPELIKQYGIQRIMLAMPSVNRVRRSEIIRSLENMPAQVMVVPDLEQIASGNKRVEDVEQVGIEDLLERTPVQPNRVLMDACIRGKSVLVTGAGGSIGSELCRKIMQLAPKRLVLVERTEFALYTIEQELRRILEGFPEKFDLIPILGSTEHRKRMQSVIESFDINTVYHAAAYKHVPIIERNPIEGVQNNIFGTLSLAEAANSENVETFVLISTDKAVRPTNVMGATKRFTELILQGMSQLPNVKTRFVSVRFGNVLASSGSVVPLFRDQIKRGGPVTVTHPDVERFFMTISEAAELVIQAGSMGRGGDVFVLDMGKQVRIDDFARRMIRLAGLTVKDQNNPFGDIEIKYTGLREGEKLYEELLIGNNLLPTEHEMILHAQEESFPWERIQKDLSRLSQASKDFDYAEILKILGESVSGYHPSGGIQDWVWIHKAP